A genomic segment from Drosophila miranda strain MSH22 chromosome 3, D.miranda_PacBio2.1, whole genome shotgun sequence encodes:
- the LOC108158403 gene encoding uncharacterized protein LOC108158403 isoform X3 — translation MMKRTRVDEVQFGTRPGPPAPGVVGVGVGVTGVGVGVGPTSGVSVSGGGSAAVGVNTGVTIGTVVPSAHSATISGISSIHHRILTPQHGGAQTIAYLPSTTPTATNLKTTSSIVDSTTSGSISTSTSTGAAGAQVATVGVGVGTVGGTGAAGGGVVVSTGSAGTQTLQYTTSYSVASIQAGGTLKGSTTVDGGNTVQIHVTGGGMVGGSANPSIAQTVSSSSQTASSTIRQRTISGTQTAASAVSNLTSMAQQQQTPGSLPQTAQTPPAAAVAAAAVAAGGSSTPPQGQGSGGGNATPRLKVEDALSYLDQVKYQYADQPQIYNNFLDIMKEFKSHCIDTPGVIERVSTLFKGHTELIYGFNMFLPPGYKIEIHSDALGCSVPVVSMPSPPGAPTSTGTVHMIAGSPLVSAGHNLKTTLTAAGVGGGSGAAAAAAVAQIQSAGAVNLMTHGGASLTQTTIHALQQATPPQSQSPGHVHVSVTSSPAPAVVAVPGGGQPPGGISVSAHNMPQNYSRDRERATITPTGQVVGAAAPAAASSIVVGGGPPTPNSLSELSPHGGAGAGAGAGGGAGAQQHNLHHIQQAHQSILLGETGQQNQPVEFNHAITYVNKIKNRFQNQPAKYKKFLEILHAYQKEQKVMKEGSLNQGKMLTEQEVYTQVAKLFGQDEDLLREFGQFLPDATNHQSSGGGQYMAKASSVHCNDHSKQQQQQRTTATLSGGAHITMSSASPAHSIGSPLHLSGGGTLPQTLDSSAHAAAIGNLSAVNTSVSIKTYNNNQQQQQNHVIASQRNDVLFEKEYHGVSPASLQQHQSHHRGAGVPHHHLAGTPGAPNIRVGAGGSVMVAFEKEHRNNHHVQKFVGGHSQNQNLSHGHNAKKSPSYGLSSVIGSLPHLSDNSLDRSSPGINYGATAVLTAIHHAGPNNSAATAAAARRQGGEDGGLYGSGGAGGPPPAKRSKTFCRDVSFSEASSKCTISDAAFFDKVRKALRSPEVYDNFLRCLTLFNQEIVSKAELLGLVSPFLMKFPDLLRWFSDFLGPPIGSGQGQGQGQVGGAGGAGLIDGMPLAATQRQGGSSNSSSHDRDRERSGNHPTAAEYVQDVDLSACKRLGASYCALPQSSVPKKCSGRTALCREVLNDKWVSFPTWASEDSTFVTSRKTQFEETIYRNIHRTEDERFELDLVIEVNSATIQVLEGVNKKMSRMSSEELAKFHLDDTLGGTSQTIHQRAIHRIYGDKSGEIIQGMKKNPSVAVPIILKRLKVKEEEWRDAQKGFNKQWREQNEKYYLKSLDHQAINFKPNDMKALRSKSLFNEIETLYDERHDQEDDAMEQAGPHLVLPYKDKTILDDAANLLIHHVKRQTGIQKQEKQKIKQIIRQFLPDLFFAPRQPLSDDERDDDDNIKMDVDQSPLGRADSVTRNTKGSPSEGGSPACSTASTSSSAAAVKNEADEVRTTTGSTATTASSSSTTTTTTTTTSASSSTDDATPSTSSAAAVTAAAAAAVASGLEAKTKDEPVSNRDEAAGSSTTTSTGSVVSSPRPGQDSAAAAVNPSDVEVKEEQPHSDFVHPKLLPQHAQGQHEDESYSLFFASNNWYLFLRLHAILCDRLHHMYERARLLAIEEERCRVNRRESTATALRLKPKPEVQVEDYYPTFLDMLKNVLDGNMDSNTFEDTMREMFGIYAYVSFTLDKVVSNAVRQLQYCVTERAALDCVELYATEQRRGSTGGSTGGYCRDAHKTFDREMMYQRKAESMFNEENCFKVFIYKINCRVTIELLDSEPEEADKPALKAQKFSKYVERVANPGLGGSGSGNSAALSSDNIVEESDIKTEEEDENAEHSRGGGGGAPKARFLQRNKRRSQLHEEQVRQLFDQKRSRSEHVAAAGASTTNAAEAGSEANSTGSSTNNNNNNNNNNWGKRLPERLGAPQVGLAEQYAFNDRDEITTNSSNGRCFVTSKNLKLLKYDAVRRAKKSHCRVTQAKYVRYQAYVNNWLQQHVSEQLQQNCSDWLLGKTADQINASGWGATCKTKSLQQKDTSKTPYRVYTRYKVIQLGGSATGGGSVGGLMGGTAPSATTENAATTSTVTTVLAAAVSSNHPITNSSSSSSILSGDSTNTTNTPQQHCNSAAAAAAAPTNAAEALQQVRPMES, via the exons ATGATGAAACGCACCCGTGTCGACGAGGTGCAGTTCGGGACACGTCCCGGCCCACCAGCTCCGGGCGTTGTCGGTGTCGGAGTTGGAGTTActggcgttggcgttggcgtgGGTCCCACTTCCGGCGTCAGTGTCAGCGGCGGTGGCTCCGCCGCCGTGGGCGTAAACACAGGCGTAACAATCGGCACTGTGGTACCAAGTGCGCACAGTGCCACCATTAGCGGCATCAGTTCCATACACCATCGCATCCTCACCCCACAGCATGGCGGTGCCCAGACCATAGCCTATCTGCCGTCCACCACGCCGACGGCAACAAATCTGAAAACAACGAGCTCAATTGTTGACAGCACCACCAgcggcagcatcagcaccagcaCGAGcacaggagcagcaggagcccAGGTGGCCACTGtaggagtgggagtgggaacAGTTGGAGGAACTGGTGCTGCAGGAGGAGGAGTGGTTGTATCCACCGGCAGCGCGGGCACACAAACACTGCAGTATACCACAT CTTACAGCGTGGCCTCCATTCAGGCTGGAGGAACTCTCAAGGGGAGCACAACGGTGGACGGTGGCAATACCGTGCAGATTCATGTGACAGGAGGAGGAATGGTAGGAGGATCCGCTAACCCATCCATCGCCCAGACAGTCTCGAGCAGCTCGCAGACGGCAAGCAGCACCATACGACAGCGTACAATAAGCGGCACACAGACCGCGGCCAGTGCCGTCAGCAATCTCACATCGATGGCGCAGCAACAACAGACGCCTGGCAGTCTGCCCCAGACGGCCCAGACACcaccggctgctgctgttgctgctgctgctgtggcggcGGGAGGAAGCAGTACCCCACCGCAGGGACAGGGGTCTGGTGGCGGAAATGCCACGCCACGACTGAAGGTGGAGGATGCCCTCAGCTATCTGGATCAGGTGAAGTACCAGTATGCGGACCAGCCGCAGATTTACAACAACTTCCTCGACATCATGAAGGAGTTCAAGTCGCACTGCATCGACACCCCGGGGGTGATTGAGCGCGTCTCGACGCTCTTCAAGGGGCACACGGAGCTGATCTATGGCTTCAATATGTTCCTGCCGCCTGGCTACAAGATTGAGATCCATTCCGACGCCCTCGGCTGCTCGGTGCCGGTGGTATCAATGCCCTCGCCCCCCGGCGCACCCACCAGCACTGGGACTGTGCATATGATAGCCGGCAGCCCCTTGGTCAGTGCCGGACATAACTTGAAGACCACCTTGACTGCCGCCGGAGTAGGAGGAGGAAGTGGAGCTGCCGCTGCGGCAGCCGTTGCACAAATCCAATCGGCAGGCGCTGTCAATCTGATGACCCATGGCGGTGCATCGCTCACCCAGACAACGATTCATGCCCTGCAGCAGGCCACGCCACCGCAGTCTCAGTCCCCGGGGCATGTCCATGTGAGCGTGACCAGCTCGCCGGCGCCAGCCGTTGTGGCCGTGCCTGGAGGAGGTCAGCCGCCGGGGGGTATCTCCGTGTCGGCGCACAACATGCCGCAGAATTACTCGCGGGATCGAGAGCGGGCCACAATCACACCAACCGGTCAGGTGGTGGGTGCGGCGGCTCCTGCAGCAGCCAGCAGTATTGTTGTGGGCGGTGGTCCGCCCACTCCGAATTCCTTGAGTGAACTAAGTCCCCACGGTGgtgcaggagcaggagcaggcgcTGGTGGAGGAGCGGGTGCCCAGCAGCACAATCTGCATCACATACAGCAGGCGCATCAGTCGATCCTCTTGGGCGAAACCGGGCAGCAGAATCAGCCCGTAGAGTTCAATCACGCCATAACCTATGTAAATAAGATAAAG AATCGTTTCCAAAACCAGCCGGCCAAGTACAAGAAATTCCTGGAGATTCTCCATGCGTATCAGAAGGAGCAGAAGGTCATGAAGGAGGGGAGCTTGAATCAGGGCAAAATGCTCACCGAACAGGAGGTCTACACACAGGTGGCCAAGCTCTTTGGCCAGGATGAGGATCTGTTGCGAGAATTTGGACAATTCCTGCCCGATGCCACCAATCATCAGTCGTCGGGTGGGGGCCAGTACATGGCCAAGGCCTCGTCGGTGCACTGCAATGATCAcagcaagcagcagcaacagcagcgtaCCACGGCCACCCTGAGTGGCGGGGCGCACATTACCATGTCGAGTGCCTCGCCAGCTCACAGCATTGGCTCACCCCTCCATCTAAGTGGTGGGGGCACGCTCCCGCAGACGCTCGACAGTAGCGCCCATGCGGCGGCCATTGGCAATCTATCAGCGGTTAACACTAGCGTCAGCATCAAGACTTACAACAacaatcagcagcagcagcagaaccatGTCATTGCTTCGCAACGGAATGACGTCCTCTTTGAGAAGGAATATCATGGTGTGTCCCCAGCCAGCCTGCAACAGCACCAGTCGCACCATCGGGGAGCCGGCGTGCCCCATCATCATTTGGCGGGGACTCCCGGAGCGCCCAATATACGAGTCGGAGCCGGCGGCAGCGTCATGGTGGCCTTTGAGAAGGAGCATCGCAACAATCATCATGTACAGAAGTTCGTGGGAGGACACTCGCAGAACCAGAACTTGTCGCATGGCCACAATGCCAAGAAGTCGCCCAGCTATGGCCTCTCCTCGGTGATTGGATCCTTGCCGCACCTTTCGGACAATTCCCTAGACCGCAGCTCGCCGGGAATCAACTATGGTGCGACCGCTGTCTTGACCGCTATCCACCATGCGGGTCCGAATAActctgcagcaacagcagcagccgccagaCGGCAGGGCGGCGAGGACGGTGGCCTGTATGGGAGCGGCGGAGCAGGCGGACCGCCGCCGGCCAAGCGATCCAAGACCTTTTGCAGGGATGTCAGCTTCTCGGAGGCATCCAGCAAGTGCACCATCTCGGATGCGGCCTTTTTCGATAAGGTGCGCAAGGCACTGCGCAGTCCCGAGGTGTATGACAATTTCCTGCGATGTCTGACGCTATTCAATCAGGAAATTGTGTCCAAAGCGGAACTCCTGGGACTCGTCTCACCCTTCCTGATGAAGTTTCCCGATCTTCTACGCTGGTTCTCCGACTTTCTGGGCCCGCCCATTGGTTCGGGTCAGGgtcagggccagggccaggtgggaggagcaggaggcgCAGGACTTATCGATGGCATGCCCCTGGCGGCCACACAACGACagggcggcagcagcaacagcagctccCATGATCGGGACCGCGAACGGAGCGGCAATCATCCCACTGCCGCCGAATATGTTCAAGATGTGGATCTGTCGGCGTGCAAGCGACTGGGCGCCTCCTACTGTGCCCTGCCGCAGTCGTCGGTGCCGAAAAAGTGCAGCGGACGTACGGCCCTTTGTCGTGAGGTGCTCAACGACAAGTGGGTATCCTTTCCCACGTGGGCCAGTGAGGATTCCACATTTGTCACGTCGCGCAAAACGCAGTTCGAAGAGACAATTTACAG GAATATTCACAGAACGGAGGACGAGCGATTCGAGCTAGATCTGGTCATCGAGGTGAACAGTGCCACCATCCAGGTGCTGGAGGGTGTCAACAAGAAGATGTCGCGCATGTCCAGCGAGGAGTTGGCCAAGTTCCATTTGGATGACACTCTGGGCGGCACATCGCAGACGATACACCAGCGCGCCATCCATCGGATATACGGCGACAAGTCGGGGGAGATAATCCAAGGCATGAAGAAGAACCCCTCGGTGGCCGTGCCCATTATCCTGAAACGGCTGAAAGTCAAGGAGGAGGAATGGCGGGATGCACAGAAG GGCTTCAACAAGCAGTGGCGCGAGCAGAACGAAAAGTATTATCTCAAGTCACTGGACCATCAGGCAATCAACTTCAAGCCCAACGACATGAAGGCCCTGCGCTCCAAGAGTCTGTTCAACGAGATCGAAACGCTGTACGATGAGCGGCACGATCAGGAGGATGATGCCATGGAGCAGGCTGGACCCCATCTTGTGCTGCCCTACAAAGACAAGACCATACTGGATGATGCCGCGAATCTGTTGATCCATCATGTCAAGCGGCAGACGGGTATACAAAAGCAGGAGAAGCAGAAGATCAAGCAGATCATACGACAATTTTTGCCTGACCTGTTCTTTGCGCCGCGGCAGCCGCTCAGCGATGATGAGCGGGATGACG ATGACAATATCAAAATGGACGTAGACCAGTCGCCGCTGGGTCGAGCCGACTCGGTGACTCGAAATACCAAGGGATCGCCCAGCGAGGGCGGATCCCCAGCATGCAGCACGGcgagcaccagcagcagtgCGGCGGCGGTTAAAAATGAAGCTGATGAGGTCAGGACAACGACGGGATCAACAGCGACGACAGCATCTTCATCATctacgacaacaacaacgacgacgacgacgtccGCGAGCTCATCTACAGACGATGCAACGCCATCAACATCCTCAGCGGCGgcagtaacagcagcagcagcagcagcagttgcatCTGGATTAGAGGCCAAGACAAAGGATGAGCCTGTGTCTAACCGAGAtgaggcagcaggcagcagtaccaccaccagcacaggCAGCGTAGTGTCCAGTCCCAGGCCAGGACAAgattcagcagcagcagcagtaaatCCCAGCGATGTGGAAGTCAAGGAAGAGCAGCCACACTCTGACTTTGTCCATCCCAAGCTTTTGCCACAGCATGCACAGGGCCAGCATGAG GATGAATCCTACTCGCTTTTCTTTGCCTCCAACAACTGGTATCTGTTCCTGCGCTTACACGCGATTCTCTGCGATCGTCTTCATCATATGTACGAGCGGGCGCGTCTACTGGCCATCGAGGAGGAGCGTTGTCGGGTGAATCGGCGAGAGAGCACCGCCACCGCGCTGCGGCTCAAGCCCAAGCCCGAGGTTCAAGTGGAGGACTACTATCCCACCTTTCTGGATATGCTCAAGAATGTCCTAGACGGCAACATGGACTCGAACACGTTCGAGGACACGATGCGTGAAATGTTCGGCATTTACGCCTACGTATCCTTTACGCTGGACAAG GTTGTCTCGAACGCCGTTCGCCAGCTGCAGTATTGCGTCACTGAGCGAGCCGCCTTGGACTGCGTGGAGTTGTATGCCACCGAACAGCGGCGCGGCAGCACTGGCGGCAGCACTGGCGGCTATTGCCGCGATGCCCACAAAACGTTCGACCGCGAGATGATGTATCAGCGCAAGGCGGAGAGCATGTTTAACGAAGAGAACTGCTTCAAGGTGTTCATA TACAAAATTAACTGTCGCGTTACCATCGAACTGCTCGACTCGGAGCCCGAAGAGGCGGACAAGCCGGCTCTGAAGGCCCAAAAGTTCAGCAAATACGTCGAGAGAGTAGCGAATCCAGGTCtcggcggcagtggcagtgggaaTAGTGCAGCCCTGAGCAGCGACAACATTGTGGAAGAGTCCGACATCAAgacggaggaggaggatgaaaaTGCCGAG CATTcgcgaggaggaggaggaggagcaccCAAGGCACGTTTCCTGCAGCGCAACAAGCGCAGGTCGCAGCTACACGAGGAGCAAGTGCGCCAGTTGTTTGATCAGAAGCGGAGCCGGAGTGAGCATGTGGCAGCCGCAGGAGCCTCCACGACTAACGCTGCTGAGGCAGGCTCTGAAGCCAATTCAACCGGCAGCAGCaccaataataataacaacaacaacaataataattGGGGcaagcgtctgccggagagactGGGAGCTCCACAGGTGGGCCTGGCCGAGCAGTACGCCTTCAACGATCGCGATGAGATCACCACAAATTCCAGCAACGGCCGATGCTTTGTGACCAGCAAGAATCTCAAGCTACTCAAGTACGATGCAGTGCGTCGTGCCAAGAAG AGTCATTGCCGCGTCACTCAGGCGAAGTACGTGCGGTATCAGGCCTACGTCAACAATTGGCTGCAGCAGCACGTCAGCGAGCAACTGCAGCAGAACTGCAGCGATTGGCTGCTGGGAAAGACGGCGGATCAGATCAATGCCAGTGGCTGGGGTGCCACCTGTAAGACCAAGTCGCTGCAGCAGAAGGATACCTCCAAGACCCCGTACCGCGTGTACACGAGATACAAGGTCATTCAACTTGGCGGCAGTGCGACGGGCGGCGGCTCAGTTGGTGGTCTGATGGGCGGAACGGCGCCATCAGCAACCACAGAAAACGCGGCAACAACATCAACGGTAACCACTGTGTTGGCCGCCGCCGTATCCTCCAACCACCCAATaaccaatagcagcagcagtagcagcattTTGTCAGGGGACTCGACCAACACCACCAATACCCCACAGCAGCATTGCAACAgtgcggcagcagcagcggcagcacccACGAATGCCGCCGAGGCCCTGCAGCAGGTGCGTCCGATGGAGAGCTAA